DNA from Chionomys nivalis chromosome 11, mChiNiv1.1, whole genome shotgun sequence:
TCCCCCATTGCACCCCTCCCATCAACCATTCTCTGAGGATTTCCCAGGGCTTACTTCCGGGTCCTCCCCAAAACAGCCTGTCCTCCCAGTGACTTCCTCCCCCCCTCTTGGTGACCCTTTGTCCTCAAAACAGCTGCCTCTAGGTCAAAGATCTGGTTCCAGGCTCTGGTGGCAGTCATTTCCCCCTGGTTAGGGACAAAACCTCCAGTGTGAGGGATGTCACCGTGAGCCAAACCCATGGatcagggaggggaaagggaggaaagcccccatttctgtctgtctgtgactcTTGGTCCCTCTGGGGTGGGGCCTGGGTCTTTCGACCTCAGAGCTTTATCCCCAGGCCACCCAGCAGGCTTTATTCCAGCTGCCAGGCTTCCTGGGTTACCAGCATTGCCTGGGTTTATTTTTGCATATGGTTTGGGAGAATCTCTACCGCTGAATAAGGACCACATGGcttttcccccttctccttccctccaatAGGCAGATTGTGTAAACCAGAGCAGCTGCCTGAGTTTCCAAGAAAAAGATTAGATGCTGCACAGTTTTTAACCAGGATGACAGTTTCTCCACAGGAAGTCGCTTCTATTAATTTgttaaaaatctcttttttttgCACAGCTCCATCTATCGGTCATCTGGCTGCACTGTGGGGTTTTTGCAAATTCTGggtcttcctcccctcccacggtgtgcctggaactcatgatttCTCTGAACTTTTGCCTCTGTTGGACGTGGAACTACTGGACAACGGCTCACTTGATGGCCTGTGCAGATCTCTGGATGTGGAAAGCTCGGACTTTGCAGGGTGATTGCCCTCCAAAAGACACGGtgtgcagaaaagaaaaagagggatcCTGCAACCCGGAATCCTGACTGATGCCACTCTCTCAGCCCACATGATCCAGGACAGTACAACAGGGGGTGTCATGTGTTGCCTGTGCCTCTGATGTGGAGAACAGGATTGGTTGCTTCCTCCTAAAACCCATCACTCAAACCACTGGAAAAAAATATCAGATAAACCATGAGGGggttgaggatgtagctcagtcggaaggatgcttgcctagcatgcacgaagccctaGACTCTATCCCCAGACCTCATTGgaaagtggtggtgcacacctgtaattccaggcctcaggaggcagaggcaggaggattagaaattcaaggtcatcatctGCTGCGttctaagttccaggccagcctgtgctacaagaGAACGCATCTCAAACCGAAACAGGACACTGGAAGAAGGCGCTTTACTTGGAGGCCAGCCTACAAAACGGGTCTCCAATGTTCCATCAGCAGTCAAGCCTAAAAAACTAGCACAATCAAGGGCTGCCCAAAGAGGCATGATGACTAACTGCAATGTGTCCTCCAGTGTGGAATTCAGGAAGACAAAGGGCGTtatataaaaactaataaaatcagAATAAGCTGTGGGGTTTAGTTAGTAACCATGGTCCCATGTTGGCTCCTTAGTCAGGCAAAATTTGCCAGAATGGCACCAGATGGTAGGGGTAGAAGAAACTGGATCAGGGTTATATATGTCAGTTCAACACCGTCTCCCCAACTTGTCTTCtgtatcttcatcatcatcatcattgcatTTCTCTGTTGGAGGTTAGGAGtacatgcatgccacagcatacatatgaagatcagaagacaattttcaagaactggttttttttttccttctaccacGTAGGTCTTGGGAATCGAACTCATGCTATCAGGCTCGGAGGAAAGTGCCTTTACCTTGATGAGACATCTTGCCCACCATCTCACCATCTGCAGCTCATCTTGAACTAGTCTAGCATtccaatgatattttattttaaagtgggTCACATGCTTGAGTGCCAGGCCATACCCAAGGCCCAGCTGTCTTTCATTCCCACTGTTGCCAATGCTAAGGAAGCGGGTTGCCGGGGCTTTAGAAGCCCCACGCTCCTGActtagggtttcaattgctgcCGTGAAATGCCACGACCGAAAAAGCAACCTGGGAGGAAAGAGGTTTGGAggggtttcttttgttgttgttgttggttttttattttttcatttttttctttgttttatttggttacaCATCCCAAGTCACAGtccacttgggaagctgaggacggaactcaaacagggcaagaatctggaggcaggagctgatgcagaggccacagcggggtgctgcttactggcttgctccccttggcttgctcaacctgctttcttatagaacccagggccaccagcccagggctggcaccacccacaatggctgggccctcccccatcaatcactaattaagaaaatgccccacaggcctgcctgcagctgtATGTTATGGGGttattttttcaattgaggttccctcctctcagatgactctagcttgggtcaagctgacataaaactagtcagcacggCCCCTCTGTCCCAATCTCACTTCCATGGGGGGGGGTGACCATTTCTGGTCCCAGGACAAGCTCCTGGTTTGTTGCTCCTTATGCCAGGTAAGCACAGCAGGCACAAAGTCAATACTTACTGAATGGAGCTCTTCTAAGGAAGTGACTCAAGCAGAGAGCTAAGGTCATCCCTCCCCAGGGCATGTGAGCACCATGGCTCCCATCCAGAGAAGGAAGGCTTCTGACAGGCGGGGTGGAGGGGGTGCATAGCTTCCCGAGACACTGCCTTTGGGGAgcaagcacacagcacacacctttCTGGAAAACTGATGGAGGTCATGGAGGTGGGGCAGACTGACTCCCTCAAACCACTCCCACCTCCTTGAGAAAACTCCTGCCCTTTGCACCCCAAAGAGACTACCCCTGTCTTTAAGTACAGCAACCTAAAACTGTATGCAAAAACACGacaaaaaggaagagaatgtCCAATGATTTCGGCCACCCACTGCCCGATACACAGCAAACACTTCCTGGGTGCTCCTATCAAGGGCTGTCactttctgagttccaggccacatTCTGGGGAGAGAGACAGTCCCATCTACGCTTTCCTGATACTTCGTACCATCTACAATTTATAGAAGAACTAGAAAGCCAAAGACCTTGAGAAATGTCCCAGGTCACTATCAGGATAAAGGTTTCAATTCTAAGCCATCTAAGTCTTGAAGATGCTTGCCACATAGTCAGTGCCCTTCCCTCTATGCCAGAGCCTTCCCCCGGGTAGGCCTTGAACACCTAGAATTTGTTGCCTGCTCTGCAGTCACATCCTGGGCTCATTCCTTCATCCGTGGCAGACAGCAGGAATCTTTAAGCTTCTctgttttaaaacttaatttgcCAGTTCTTCCTTTAACAATATCCTTGATATCCCTGCAGCCCGTCAGCCTGGACAGGCCACAGGAGTAGAATACAGGGAGATGGATGCTTATTAAAACATTCAATTAGCCAAGTTGAAAGGATGCAGCCCTGGATGCTCCGGGTCGATGCTCGAAGGTTTAGAGCacactcccccacctccaccttttaataatctttttccatatttattaCTACCCTCTCCAGATACTTCAGACATATCCAGCCAGCACTTGGTATAATTTGATATCTGCTCAGTCCCTAATGTGCCTTCTCACCAAATTCTCGCCCGATGCTATAGTatatttaagagatttattttccTTGTTACTGAATGAAGGCCTCAGGAAAGGCAGCCTCATTCCAGGCTGAGGACCTGCCTTCGCTGCCCAGTGGCCTCCAGCAGGAACGTTTTAATACATCACTTATTAAAATGGACCTTCGGCCTTGGCTCAGGGCACCGGGCAGCTTCAAGCGCGAGCTGACCACATCCACACGCTGCCCCCTTCTGACCCGTGACGCAGTCTGTTGTGTGGGATGGTGGAGATAAGCAGGGCTTCAGAACAATACACCAAAAACACAAGGACCTTTAAAGGCTGAAGGACAATAGCTGAAGCAGGGAACCGAGCCAAAGCCTGTCCGCACCCTCATCCTGGATGGTGGGCTCTGGGTTCCAGTCCTGCCTCCGCAGCTAACAAGGCACTTGGCAGGACTTGTCCTTTCTGAGACCTGATTTCTATTGCCCGGTCAGGGTAACAACAGCGTCCATTCCATGGGGCCATTGTGAGTCTGGCATTCACTAAAAAGCCCACGGATGCAGGTGATCTTTTTTGCTTCTCTGGGGCCTCAGTTTCTTTGGTGATTGGAAAGTGAATGTCTCTGGGTTTCTAGGGCTGTTGGGACCACCGTGAGAGGTAATGGATGAGAAAGTACTCGGTAACAGCAGTGCCGTGATGGGGTACTGACAGAAACCATGACacacccaaaaaacaaacaatctttTCACCTGGCCTCTGTCCCTCTTAGCAGATTACTGTTTGAACAAAAAGCAGGCCCTGCCCCTAATTCTCTCCCCAGCACTCCTTGGCCTTCTAGGGGAGAGTATACGTTGCTTGGCTCTATAGAGCCTATAGACCTTCAATTCCCAAAGGGAGTGCCTGGGGTCAAGAGGGAAGACAGCCAAACTCAAGAGGAGGACCATGTGCCTAGGAGAATGAAGTTGGCATCTGCAGGCATCCGCAGGCTGGGCACTGCCAGTTCCCGCTCCCCCATCAGTCCCAGTAATGACCACAGGGTAAAGAACCCTGggctggtacccatggaggctaTGGGACCTAGCAAAGGAGATGACACATTCACCCTCCCCTTCCGGGTCCTCTAGAGCCCCTGTTCTGCAACCCCTCCTGTGGGGACTCTTACCTGATGTCTGAGTCACTGTGAGCTGTGTTGTGACTCCTTGCCTGACAGCTTTACAACAAACATATTAAAAGCTccaggcagtgggggaggggagtactCCTCCCAAGTCctctctcccatcccacccccagaACCCGGACCCCTCACTGCCTCCAGCTTCATCAGAGATGGCGCTATCTCCCCACACCCTTACACAACAAGCTTTTGAAATGGGTGATTGGAGGCAGGAGTAGCAGGTGCCTCTGACCTCCTGGCTAGGCAACCCCAGAGAATAGATCGACCCACAGGAAAGGAACAGTGGGCTCTGGAAGTTACCGGGAGTGTGTatccccagcccagcccagtccCTAATGATGCTCACTGGGTGTTACCAGAGGCCCCATATGGAAAGTGGTGTTGCTCCTCCTCTACCAGACCCCACGAGGCAGAAGCCCGGTTATCTGCTCTTTGCAGATTAGGGAACTGAGGCTTCCAGAAGTTCCAGTTcagagagcaaggaaatcagagctgggaactgaatccaagtTAAGAGAACCGACAACCTCCCCCCCTTTCAGCAGGATGGCCAGAACCTTGGGGAAGCCAGGAGGAGCCCAATTTGCAAAATTCAAAACCCACTGAATTCATTCTCCGGGAACTTGGCCCGTCCAGCCCACTGGCAGATGCCCACCACCCCTGCCGCCCAGATTGCTTTATCCCATAGACCAAAGCCACCAGCTCCTCATTCTGGTCAGATGGACAGCAAGTACCCAAGAAACAAGgtcaaggaaagagagagacacaggaagagtTCTTTATTGTACATTGGAGAAATAGCCCTGTGTGCGGGTTCAAGGTGCAACATACAGAATGTGAAACCAAGAAAAGaaggaactgggggtggggaccCCTTGAGGTCCAAAGttgcaaacaaaccaaaaaaaaaaaaaaaagatggtaaaAGATTCCTCACGCAAGAGGCATTTTTTTTGCAAATACCATGCAAACAGGCAACTGGCGAGCCTTAAGAGAACCCTACAAACAACAGGAGCAACACTCCGAGCATTCCTGCACATGGACTCAGAGcacaggggaaaaaagaaaccaaaatgccTTTTGGCGTTTCAGGATATTTGGCACTCTTGTGATTacatttgattttttgttttttacagttcATTAAAGAGAATAAAGTGACACACTGTTTGGGAATGAAAGAGGGGGCTCACACAACAGACTCCAGGGGAGGTTAGAAAATACTCaagcattatttttctttgtcttttttttctttctgacataTAAAACGTGTTGTTGGAGTTTAACCCGGGCAAAAAGCTTTGCTGCAACAAGGAAACACAAGCTGCACAGTCCACCTCTTTAAAACAAGACAAGGATTCTCCTTCAGCGTCGGTCCACAGAAAAGTTCCCTTCTGCTCTGAAACGCATGTCCGAGAACTCCAGAAGGTGACCCAAGTAAAATGGTTTCTACAGAGATCGTTTTCCCCGATTTTCTTTTGTACATCCAAGaataaacaacatttttaaaaaaataataaaactggacAGCATGTCACATCCAAGTGCACAGGATCATTTCTGCAAGATTAAATAATGTAAACATTGGGAACAGCCAAATCAGCAGAGACGGCAAGCACCTTCAAGTACTCGCTGCTGCTTCAGGAAGTGGTTCAAACTCCAGATCGAGAATTGCACAATATTTAccatatataaaaagaaacaggtatTGATTCTGACAAATAGCCGCAACtgagacttttttctttatatgtgtgtatacagtgattttttctttatatgtgtgcatatagtgattttttttatgtcggtttttttttaacttttatttttgtagagGAGCCCAgagccttctcctcctcttcctcccacctcatCTGTCTCCCGGCCTGACATGAGACACAGGTTGTTGATTTCATCGTAGGTAGCAAtctaataataaatttcaaagtgCTTTCTCCTCCTCATGCTTTTGTCAATAACTGTTACGGCCCGccactcttctttttctttccctcaacTCATTGTCTTTGGGGCAGTTAGACACCAGGAGGTGCCTTGTCGGTCATATTTTTCAGCACGTCATCAATCCTATCATCTTCAATAACaactgcaaaaaaataaaaaaggagggggagagacGTGTGAGAGAGCTTGGGCCTAGCCAGGGGTCTCAGACATTTGGTCTATGCTCATTAGGGGGGTGCAGAGGAGGGCGAGGAAGGAGAGCTGGCTGCTCCACGCAGGGCAGGGCGAACAGCACCACCGTCCTCGTTTCCTGTTGAGGGGTcccttccctgcctagctctgaaCTGCCCTAACGCCTAACCCGCGGTTCTAGCTGGATTCTAAGAAAAAACGAGCAAGAGGAGATATCCCAGCGGCCAGCTGCAGCCCGGGCGCACGACGGCCCTCAGTGGCCAGGCTGCAGCCCTGTGCCTTCCCAGCCCGGTGCATCCATCTACCAAGAAGTATCCGAGGccgagaaaggagaggagaggacgcTGAGCTCTTCAGGTCATGGTGCTGATGGACCAGGCCAGGCCGGGATCAGAGAAGCCGGGAGCCAGGAAAGGAGGCTGGGGTCGGTTCCCACGCCGATCCACCGCTGGAGAGTTCAGGCCTGGTCTCCGGCGGGTGTCCCCCTCCTGCTCGCCTTCTCTGCACCCGGGGCCGGTGGCCTCCGCCCCTCTGCTCTCGGTGCCACCGCAGAGGGCAGAACCTCCCTTCGCTGCCGCCTGGGGCTCTGCCTCAGGCCGTCTCTTCCGTCTCTTCTgccagtctcctgtctccacttagCCTTTCTCAGTCCCTCTAAAGCCACGGGATGATTCTGTCCAGGACTCTGGGTCTCTACGCTTGGATCTCTGTCGGTCACCCTCATTGTTGCAGCTACCTCAAGCGTCCTCCCTAGACTTGAGTACCCGGCTCGCCGTCGCTCCCGCTACAGCTCCCTAGCTGGAGCTTTGTCTCCGGCTCTCAGCCCACCTCGGTCCCCCGGGTAATCTCCTTCCTTCACCTCGGCGCCCCAGTCTCTTCGGGCAGCACCCTGCCTCTGGGTATCTCTAGGGCTTCTCCAACTCCAATCGCCCAGACTAGACTAACCTTCTCCCCTCTGGCAAGTAACAGTGAAGAGCCTGTTCACCCCCTCGTCTTCCCCAAAGCCCCCCACGCAGACCCCTAAGGATCCTCTGCCCAGGGGGGCAGAGCGGAGCGAGTGCAGCTGCGACTCCACTGCgcaaaaagggggagggggtgtgAAATCTAAAAGCAAACTTTGGTGCGGTTGAGGACGAGGGTATAAAAACCTTGGGTATAAAACCCTGCTACTAGAGGCCACCACGCCCCCGGGTGACCCCGCGGTTGGCCGGGACAGATGGGACGAGTGCCCGAGGCCCGATCCAGCTTCCGCCGCAGGGGGGATCCCTAGATCCTGCAGGAGGTCCCCTGTGGCCGGAGGACCCCTGCTTCCCCGCCAGGCCGCAACACCAGCACCGCAGGGGGTAAGGGGCGGAGAACTCACCGCGCTTGCTCCTGCCGATCTGGCCCAGCTTGGGCGGCCGCTTGTTCTGCCCGGCGCCGAAGAAGTTGTTGGTGTCCTGCAGGCGGCACGAGAAGATCTGGCCCACGTCGCCGCCGTCGCCGTAGGGGCTCAGCTTCTCGTCGCCGTAGGGCAGCACCTCCGACATGGTCGCGTCCGGGGGCTCCGAGGCGGCACCTCCTCCGCCCGCGTCCCCGCCCGCGGAGGACAGGGTCAGCGGCGCTGGGGCCGGGGATGGCCGGCCGGGGACGGCCCTCGGGGCTGCCGCGGCGCTGGGGCCGGCGAGAGGCCGGGGGACACCGCTTGGGGCAGGAGCGCGCAGCCCGCGCGAGCGACCCAGCGAGCGCCCGCAGCTGAGCTGCGCTGCGCTCGGGCTCCGCGCGCGAGTGGCGGCTGCTCCGGCGGCGGCGGGCAGGACTCACATCCTCGGCGCGCTCGGGCGCGGGGCGGGGGCCGAGCCGGGCGGGGCCTCGACGCGCGGGGAGGAGGGTGTCCCTGCGAGCCCGGAGGGCGCGGGACCGAGGGGGGCGCACCCCGGGGAGCGCGCGGGCCGGTCCTGCCGCGGGTGCGGGCGGCGGCAGCGActaggggactggagagctgcAAGCGGccgagggggaggggagcgaggaggagggagggcgggggggggaggaaacccggagggagggagggaagaaaccGAGAGGGCGACggggagaaaaacagaaagacgGAGGGAGGCAGGGGGAGCGGCGGGAGGgggtgaggaaggagagagaaaagaaaagaggggggagACTAGATCTGgatcagagaggcagagcagagaagcgtgaggagagagaaacagagggtcggaaagggaaggagaagggagaagagcggggaagagggaggcagggtCGGAGGAGCAGCCTGCAAGCTGCGAGCAGAATGCCGGCCCAGGCTGGAAGCGAGGCGCCGGAggagggcgggaggaggggaCCCGTGGGCCTCGGGGAGAGATCCCTGGAAGCCAAGCGACGTCACGGGGCCGCGCCGGACCGCGGCTGGCTTCCTGCCCCCGCCCCCTGTCCCCTCCGTCCGGCCCGCGCCGAGGGGCCCCGGTGCGCCCCGCCCTTCTCGGCCCGCGCCCCTCCCGCGCGGTGTTTACCCGACCCGGAGCCTAAGCGCGCCGGCTCGGCGGGCTGTGACTCCCGAGGGGAACCCGAGGCTGCGGGAGGGGAGGGGACCGAGGACGCACAAGCCGGGAAAGGACGCGGATGCTGACCTCCCTGGAGGCCAGTTGCAGAGGCCGAAGATCCCAGTGCACCGGGGCGACCCGTGGGTacgcctctcccttcccccccatCACACTTGTGCCCCACTTAGACCCTGCCAAGCATCCCTAATAACTCACTCTATGCCCCCCGTGCCCACGGATCTACCAGGAAGGCCTTTTCCTCACTTCTTGTCCCTCTGTGCTGGGCCCTGGCTCCCCCGGGACAAGAAGGAGGGGTGGAGAGGGTCAGCCCCGCCTCCCACAGGGTAGGGAGAGCCTCATTAGGCTGGGCTTGCCGGGGATGCCCGGCTCCTAGCGCCCTCTGACTCCGCTGGGGACGTCCCGGGCCTCCGGCCCTCTGCTCTCCGGGACCTCCCTTACagcaacaaaattaataaaacccTGGGGAGAGACTGCGGCCTCAAAACCAGAAGTGTGCTCCTGCACCCTGAGAGGGAGACCCGGGCAGCCCTAGAGGCCTGAGAGGCACATCTGTCAGCCAGATGGTAACTCCAAGGGAGCAAGGTGCGTGAGGAGCTCTCATTATCCTCGCCTAGCCTGGAGCACCTGCTCTCCCCGTGGAGACCAGACCGGCTCAGCAGAGCCGCCCTAACCCCAGAGATAGGTAACCAGCCCAAGGTCAGCAGCCTGCTGGAGGAGGCAGGGCCAGGAAGCTAATCCTTGTCCCCAGGTTCCTAGCTCACCTAGCTGCAGCGgggaggcggggtggggggggggtggggggggttcCCACCAGTATCAAAAGAACTCCTTAAGGTTCTCTTGTAACATCTAGAACTCCAGCGAGTGGGACTGAAGGAAAGGGAGACCGGTTTGATGCTCTTAGATTTGGAAGAGGGCTGCTAAGAAAACGGAGCC
Protein-coding regions in this window:
- the Camk2n1 gene encoding calcium/calmodulin-dependent protein kinase II inhibitor 1 is translated as MSEVLPYGDEKLSPYGDGGDVGQIFSCRLQDTNNFFGAGQNKRPPKLGQIGRSKRVVIEDDRIDDVLKNMTDKAPPGV